From the Candidatus Zixiibacteriota bacterium genome, the window TGCACCTATGAGTGCTGGCGGAACGCCGCCAATACCGGTAATTGACATTAAGACCAATCAGATAATTAAGACCATCTTTCCACAGTCGATGGCTTGGACGCATGGCGCGGCGCATGTCGCCCTCGGGCCAGTGCCAGGTAATTAAAGGAGGAAGAAATGTGTAGAGCAAATTGCATAATAAAGATGCTCGTATTGCTGATGATAATTGGCGGTATAACGATGCCTGTTGTAGCTGAGCATTACTACTGCCGTTTAGGTGCCATACCACTACAGGTCAGCGATTCAATAGTAACCGTCAAGTTTAATCCCCTCGTTCCGCAACCGAGTATTGAGACCTTCGCCGCAACAGTTGAAGGTCTTGACGAGAGTTTCGTTCCCGAACGACACGACCGAGGTTTTTATATATTTCATGTTGACGCAGGGTATGAGATTGATTCTCTGATAGGCAATCTTTATACGAAGCCAGTGGTGGAATTGGCGTTTCCTGCGTTCACTGATACGGGTGAAAATGCTGTTTTTGAATTAAGCGATCTCTTTGTAATCTCGTACCACAACTGGGTGACACAAGAGACTATGGACAGTATTCAGAATTATTATCACGTTCAGTTGGAATATGGCCCATATGAAATCACGGGCAGTAGAGGCATGTTGGTGACCAGACAATCAGGAATGAACACTCTCGAAATAGCCAACCGCCTTTATGAATCGGGGTTAGTCGAATATTCGCAACCGGCAATGTTTAGTAGGGTAGGTCAATACCCCCGACCCCGATGGCAATTCCCCTGTCGGTCGGGCGGTCTTGACACTCTTCATTTCTGTTAGACCACTGATTACCCGTTGTTATTCTTTGATTCTTCGTGTCATGCACCCCATCAGAATTCTGAGCCAACCTGCAACGACATCGTTTTTTTGGAAAATCCGCCGCGAGAAGGCCTCTATGCAAAAAGGCGTTCCGCGGCAGCGGGACGCCTTTCCTGTGTAATCTGAACGAGAGCGCTATTGCGTGGCGCCGACCGTAAAGGTCATCTCTTTAAGAGTGGCGCCGTCGGCATCGACAATCTTCACCGACCAGTTGCCGGTCCATTCCGGAAGAATGGTTTTGGAACTCCAGGTGCGATAGGAGGAGCTTTTCACCGGCAGGTCAACTGTGGCCATCTCCTGCCCGTTATAGGACCAGATATGCTTGACCATGGTGGTATCGGTCGCGCCGAGTATGCGGCACCAGAGGAAGACTTTACCGACCTCGGGAGGGAATTTATCAGCCATACCGGTCGGCATACGAGAATCGATACCGGTGCAAAGTTGCGCTTCGGCGGTCAAGGTTGCGGTCGGCGTTGTTGCCGGAGCCGACTCCTGCGCCGATAAGACGCCGGCAAAAAGTATGGCAATCGCCAATGCCGCAAAAATTCTTCTGCTCATATAAACCTCCGTTCCAATGGATTTAACCCTGCTTCTCATCTTGATGATAAACAGAATGAAATTTTTTGGCAACCAAAATCGTCGGCTTATTTCTTGCTCTGCAGCACCCTGATTAAACGCCGGATATCGGACTGGTTATTAAAAAGATGAGGCGAAACCCGAATGGAGCCCTCCCGAAACGAAGCGATAATCCTGTTGCGAACTATCTCCTTGTGAATTTCGCGGGCATTGTCGCAGGTAAAGGAGAGGATGGAAGAGCGATGTTTCTCTTCCAGCGATGACGTTATGCGGAATCGTCGCTCAGAGTTCAGATAGTAAATCAGTTCATCAAGCATGGCACGATTGTGGCGCTGGATATGGCGCACCCCCAGGGAATTGATAAGTTCGAGCGCTTTCTCGAGAGCGAAAAGATGAGCATAAGGGTAAGTGCCCATCTCGAATCGGCGGGCGGCGTCAAAAAACGGAAGGTCATAATGAAAGAGGTCGGTGAAATTCAATTTCCAGTCGACCGAAAGCCAGGAGGCAAAAGGGAAGCGCAGTTTTTTCTGCAGTTCCCTGCGGATAAAAAAGATACCGGTTCCCAGCGGCGACAGAAGCCACTTTTGCGCTCCTGAGGCAAAGATATCGATATTGGCATCGCTCATTTTCAGCGGCTCATTCCCGCAGCCCTGAATGCCGTCAACGACAAAATAAATATCATGCTCCCGGCAGATTCTGCCGATTTCGGGGAGGTCATTTTTAAAACCGTTGAAAAATTGAACGAAGGAGAGCGAGAGAACTTTGCTTCTCTTCCCGATTGCTTTCCTCAGGTTATCAAGACTGAAACAGCGGTTGGCCGATTTTACGAATTTGACACTTATTCCCCGCTCTCTTAGAGCCAGCCAGGGATAGACATTGGCGGGGAATTCGATATCTGAAAGAAGCACCTCATCCCCCTTTTTCAGAGGCAAGCCGAAAGCGGCGATGTTCAGCCCGTACGTTGTGCTGAAGCCGAAACCGATTTCATCGGCGCGAGCCCCCAGCAAGTGCGCCCCCTGCTGGCGAATGTTATCGAGGGAAGCAAAAGCCAGGTGGTCGATGGCGCTCTTTTCGAGGTACTGGGTCATTTCGTAGTAATTATAGAGGGCATCTTTAACGGGACGGCAGAGCGGTCCGGTCGAGGCCGAGTTGAGATAAGTTATTCCTTTCTTCCGATCGGTCACCGGGAAAAGTTTTCTGATCTTTTTAAATTCCAAATCTTTCAATTTTGCCATGGCGTTCAAGTTTAGAGGTTAAAGGGAATAGAGATATCCGATGATAATGAGTGACCCCACCAGCTTAATAAAGATTCCCAGCAACTGATACAGCATATAAACAACCGGAATCTTGAGACGGAAAAGAATCAGCAACGCGTAGGGGGTAATTCCGACCAGGAACACAAAAAGGGCGGTAACAATCCCGCCCCGCGCTCCCGAAAATGGAATGACGGTGTAAAACCATCCGTAAATAATAGAAGGCAGGAAAACCAGGAAAATGAATTCGACCGTGAAGCAGGAGATAAACCACCCGACCGTTTTGGACTCGACCAGTTCCTGGGGGAAGCCGGTTAGGACCGGAAGATAATTCTCCAGACGATTCCAGAGGAGGTTGAAAAGAATCAGGAAGATTCCTCCTGCCGCAAGGCAGTATCCCAGAAGCTCAAAGCTTACAATCATAACCACCCTTCTTCACGGTACCAGTGAATTGTGTTTTGCGCTCCAACCGGGAAAGGGGTTTGAGAACGGTATCCAAGCTCTTTGGCGGCTTTCTCTACCGAAACCTCCCAGTCGGAGAGGATTTCGTTCGCTTTTTCGACAGTAAACATGGGCGGTTTACCGACCAGTCGCAACAGATTTTCAGAGAGGAAGGCAATAATCCGGACAACGGCGCCGGGAAGATAGAGCGGCAAAGCGACCCGGCCGACCGCCCGGCGCAGATGGGTGATAAGTTCGGCATAGCTGTAACTTCGGTCTTCGGCAACAAAATAGATGGAGCCAGATTTAGTTTCTGAGGTGAGAGCAAGACCGACACCGGCGCAAAGGTCATCGACATAAACCAGCTGGAGGCGACGGTTCCAGTTGCCCAGATAGGGGCAGATGCGGTTGTTGAGAATCTGGAAGAAGGCGAACATCTCGATATCCCCCGGTCCGTAGATTCCCGGGGGACGTATGATTACGG encodes:
- a CDS encoding DUF2914 domain-containing protein, whose translation is MSRRIFAALAIAILFAGVLSAQESAPATTPTATLTAEAQLCTGIDSRMPTGMADKFPPEVGKVFLWCRILGATDTTMVKHIWSYNGQEMATVDLPVKSSSYRTWSSKTILPEWTGNWSVKIVDADGATLKEMTFTVGATQ
- a CDS encoding aminotransferase class V-fold PLP-dependent enzyme yields the protein MEFKKIRKLFPVTDRKKGITYLNSASTGPLCRPVKDALYNYYEMTQYLEKSAIDHLAFASLDNIRQQGAHLLGARADEIGFGFSTTYGLNIAAFGLPLKKGDEVLLSDIEFPANVYPWLALRERGISVKFVKSANRCFSLDNLRKAIGKRSKVLSLSFVQFFNGFKNDLPEIGRICREHDIYFVVDGIQGCGNEPLKMSDANIDIFASGAQKWLLSPLGTGIFFIRRELQKKLRFPFASWLSVDWKLNFTDLFHYDLPFFDAARRFEMGTYPYAHLFALEKALELINSLGVRHIQRHNRAMLDELIYYLNSERRFRITSSLEEKHRSSILSFTCDNAREIHKEIVRNRIIASFREGSIRVSPHLFNNQSDIRRLIRVLQSKK
- a CDS encoding SDR family NAD(P)-dependent oxidoreductase — protein: MSTADKETVLVTGANGFVGSRLCRQLIADNFRPIAGIRRGCNTSLIDELQLECRYGDVTQPESLPAMVREVDFIIHNAGLVKAHSPEQFYKVNVEGTRNILEAALTNSRLRKFILISSMAAAGPSRRGQPLTEELPTAPITEYGRSKAGAEKVVLAYRDKINSVIIRPPGIYGPGDIEMFAFFQILNNRICPYLGNWNRRLQLVYVDDLCAGVGLALTSETKSGSIYFVAEDRSYSYAELITHLRRAVGRVALPLYLPGAVVRIIAFLSENLLRLVGKPPMFTVEKANEILSDWEVSVEKAAKELGYRSQTPFPVGAQNTIHWYREEGWL